A single window of Sphaerodactylus townsendi isolate TG3544 linkage group LG05, MPM_Stown_v2.3, whole genome shotgun sequence DNA harbors:
- the LG05H1orf74 gene encoding UPF0739 protein C1orf74 homolog, with translation MRMAKPLAQLLIAAAQHHLSAGKKGLSRSASLHLAGEILAVAASLKPAFLYDYNLAGCSQILSYVHQLQTISELGCRLHILSIADNVLIINLGMTVHWLETLLLENKISFIDVSAARTSPGFCDTADIDSIKGHIYEILNHLKALAADTSQVLSSSAVFSAEWNLCTLFGVLLGYPAAYSFPAAKTFGNCLSLAPLRVFTVQAIFCRISNDLRVRLYSFSVPEDLYSVVKTGINEWCENLQDASRSQKDFSDLSITTEVVTLEAVAL, from the coding sequence ATGAGAATGGCCAAACCACTCGCTCAACTACTCATTGCTGCAGCTCAGCATCATCTCAGTGCAGGGAAAAAAGGTTTATCCCGGTCTGCCTCTTTGCACCTGGCTGGAGAGATACTGGCTGTAGCTGCCAGCTTAAAGCCTGCTTTCCTATATGATTACAATTTGGCTGGATGCTCTCAGATCCTGAGCTACGTTCACCAGCTTCAGACAATCAGTGAGCTTGGATGCCGGCTACACATTTTGAGCATTGCTGACAATGTTCTGATAATCAACTTGGGCATGACGGTGCATTGGCTGGAGACACTCTTGCTTGAGAACAAAATTTCCTTCATTGATGTTTCTGCTGCTAGGACAAGTCCTGGCTTCTGTGACACGGCAGATATAGATTCCATAAAAGGACACATATATGAGATACTGAATCATCTTAAAGCACTGGCAGCAGACACATCCCAGGTCCTTTCCTCCAGTGCAGTCTTTTCTGCTGAATGGAATCTGTGTACCCTCTTTGGTGTATTGCTAGGCTACCCGGCAGCCTACAGTTTCCCAGCCGCAAAGACCTTTGGCAACTGCCTTTCTCTGGCACCGCTGAGGGTGTTCACTGTCCAAGCCATATTTTGCAGGATAAGTAATGATCTCAGAGTCCGACTTTATTCTTTCAGTGTCCCTGAAGACTTATACTCTGTTGTGAAAACTGGTATTAATGAGTGGTGTGAAAATCTACAGGATGCTTCTAGATCTCAGAAAGACTTTTCAGATCTTTCCATTACTACTGAGGTTGTAACTTTGGAGGCAGTGGCTTTGTAA